From a single Thalassospira sp. ER-Se-21-Dark genomic region:
- a CDS encoding type 1 glutamine amidotransferase domain-containing protein, translating into MRILMIVTSHDQMGDTGHKTGIWLEEFAAPYYRFKDAGAEITLASPKGGKPPLDPNSQVPDALTDATERFEKDDAANAAFANTVTLDGLKADDFDALFYPGGHGPLWDLATDQKSIALIEAFVAQNKPVAAVCHGPAALVNAKTPDGKPLVSGKRVTSFTNDEEKAVGLENVVPLSIEDEFKKHGATFERGDNWASYAVVDGKLVTGQNPASSDATADEVIKLLSA; encoded by the coding sequence ATGCGTATTTTGATGATTGTTACGTCGCACGATCAGATGGGTGACACCGGACACAAGACCGGTATCTGGCTCGAAGAGTTTGCAGCCCCTTACTATCGCTTCAAGGATGCCGGGGCAGAAATTACGCTGGCATCCCCCAAAGGCGGTAAGCCCCCCCTTGATCCCAACAGTCAGGTGCCCGATGCCCTGACCGATGCGACCGAGCGGTTTGAAAAGGACGACGCGGCAAACGCGGCTTTCGCCAACACCGTCACCCTTGACGGTCTGAAAGCCGATGATTTTGACGCCCTGTTCTATCCGGGTGGGCATGGTCCGCTCTGGGATCTTGCAACAGATCAGAAATCCATTGCCCTGATCGAGGCGTTCGTTGCCCAGAATAAACCGGTTGCTGCCGTCTGCCATGGCCCGGCCGCCCTGGTGAACGCCAAGACGCCAGACGGCAAACCGCTCGTTTCGGGCAAACGCGTTACCAGCTTCACCAATGATGAAGAAAAGGCCGTCGGCCTTGAAAACGTCGTGCCGCTGTCGATTGAAGACGAATTCAAGAAGCACGGCGCAACATTCGAGCGCGGCGATAACTGGGCTTCCTATGCGGTTGTTGATGGCAAACTTGTCACCGGTCAGAACCCGGCATCAAGCGATGCAACGGCCGATGAAGTCATCAAACTTTTGTCTGCATAA
- a CDS encoding PqiC family protein — protein sequence MMRQTVRKMISRWVLLLVAPLLAACASPSVPDQYYLLSPMVQPVSPAPGEATVIGVGPVTIPSYLDRSTIVTRSAANRPEVNSGYRWAEPLGENINRVLMDNLDRTGVAARLEVFPWNSRDMVEWQVVVDIDRFERQADGNVNLTARWKLVHFQSGEIVTAAKYDKVSTPVDQTLDNTVIAMSSLLADLTAEIAARIP from the coding sequence ATGATGCGACAGACAGTCCGAAAAATGATCTCCAGATGGGTGTTGCTGCTTGTCGCACCACTTTTGGCCGCTTGTGCGTCACCCTCGGTTCCTGACCAATATTATTTGCTGTCACCAATGGTGCAGCCGGTGTCGCCAGCACCCGGTGAAGCGACGGTCATTGGTGTCGGGCCGGTGACAATTCCGAGCTATCTCGACCGATCGACGATTGTCACGCGCAGTGCCGCCAATCGGCCGGAGGTCAATTCCGGATACCGCTGGGCCGAACCGCTGGGCGAGAACATCAATCGTGTTCTTATGGATAACCTCGACAGGACTGGGGTTGCAGCACGTTTGGAAGTCTTTCCCTGGAACTCACGGGATATGGTGGAATGGCAGGTGGTTGTTGATATTGACCGTTTCGAACGGCAGGCCGATGGCAATGTTAACCTGACAGCCCGCTGGAAGCTCGTCCATTTCCAAAGTGGGGAGATCGTCACAGCGGCCAAGTATGACAAGGTCAGTACACCAGTCGATCAAACACTCGACAACACCGTTATCGCCATGAGCAGCCTGCTGGCCGATTTGACGGCCGAAATTGCGGCGCGGATTCCGTGA
- a CDS encoding LysR family transcriptional regulator yields the protein MSALDEVRAMMIFARVVDEGGFSAAARKMGLSRAAISHQIRQLETRLGVPLLRRSTRSFSLTDAGARYYDSCRTISLEAEAARKRVEELRDDPVGKISLTCSVHLGTLRIVPILDRFRQTYPGVSIDVHLSDEVVDLIGRGIDIAVRSGPLKNSELKNFKLYQTHRIIAASKSYVGKFGLPESPDDLSEHEWVMYSRVPEALTLQCTEGTRNIRVSGSVRVDNATARLQFLRGGHGLAVVPLCDVQQEIDNGDLIRVLPDCKLPDLEIYAVYPGGVTRSAKVQSLLDYMRREMREIDISRNGQVQGDSHIDHS from the coding sequence ATGTCGGCACTTGATGAAGTTCGGGCGATGATGATTTTTGCCCGCGTTGTTGACGAAGGCGGGTTTTCTGCGGCTGCGCGGAAGATGGGGCTCAGCCGTGCTGCCATTTCCCATCAAATTCGCCAGCTTGAGACCCGCCTTGGCGTGCCTTTGTTGCGCAGAAGCACACGCAGTTTCAGCCTGACTGATGCGGGGGCACGCTATTACGACAGCTGCCGGACCATTTCCCTTGAAGCCGAAGCAGCGCGGAAACGCGTCGAAGAATTGCGTGACGACCCGGTGGGAAAGATATCGCTGACCTGTTCGGTTCATCTTGGCACGCTGCGAATTGTGCCGATCCTTGACCGGTTTAGGCAAACATATCCGGGTGTTTCGATCGATGTGCATCTCAGCGACGAAGTTGTCGATCTGATTGGTCGCGGCATTGATATCGCCGTGCGTTCCGGGCCATTGAAAAATTCGGAACTCAAGAATTTCAAACTTTATCAGACCCACAGGATCATCGCAGCCAGCAAGTCCTATGTTGGCAAGTTCGGATTGCCCGAAAGCCCGGATGATTTGTCCGAACATGAATGGGTGATGTATAGCCGCGTTCCTGAGGCGCTCACACTTCAATGTACCGAGGGTACCCGAAATATCCGTGTGTCGGGCAGTGTTCGGGTGGATAACGCGACAGCCAGATTGCAGTTTCTGCGGGGCGGTCATGGATTGGCGGTTGTTCCGCTATGTGATGTTCAGCAGGAAATTGATAACGGCGACTTGATCCGGGTTTTGCCTGATTGCAAGCTGCCCGATCTTGAGATCTATGCCGTTTATCCGGGCGGTGTGACCCGCAGTGCAAAGGTTCAGTCACTTCTGGATTACATGCGGCGAGAAATGCGTGAAATCGATATTTCACGCAATGGGCAAGTTCAAGGCGACAGCCATATTGATCATTCTTGA
- the gatB gene encoding Asp-tRNA(Asn)/Glu-tRNA(Gln) amidotransferase subunit GatB: protein MSYILEGSTGPWEIVVGLEVHCQVISKSKLFSGASTKFGNEPNSNVSLVDAAMPGMLPVVNAECVRQAVKTGLGLKAKINKESVFARKNYFYADLPQGYQISQFDKPIVGEGTIILDMPDGSTKSVGIERLHLEQDAGKSMHDQDPKYSHIDLNRSGVALMEIVSMPDIRSPEEAGAYLTKLRAIVRYLGTCDGNMNEGSMRCDANVSVRRPGEGFGTRCEIKNVNSIRFVMQAIEIEAKRQIEVIEGGGKIQQETRLYDQRLGETRSMRSKEMAHDYRYFPDPDLLPLVFDDAFISEIEKELPELPDEKKARFMRENGLSAYDAGVLVAEKEKADYYEVVAKGRDGKLAANWVITNLFGALNKAEVGIADSPVTAENLGKLIDLISDDTISGRIAKDVFEIMIETGGDPEKIVEEKGLKQITDSGAIETAIDEVIAANPDKVEEIRAGKDKMLGWFVGQVMKSTGGKANPGMVNKLLRDKILG from the coding sequence ATGAGCTATATTCTTGAAGGTTCTACCGGCCCGTGGGAAATCGTGGTTGGTCTTGAAGTCCACTGCCAGGTCATTTCCAAGTCCAAGCTGTTTTCAGGTGCTTCGACCAAGTTCGGTAACGAGCCCAACAGTAACGTCAGCCTCGTTGATGCGGCCATGCCGGGCATGCTTCCGGTCGTGAACGCTGAATGCGTGCGTCAGGCGGTTAAAACCGGTCTGGGTCTTAAGGCCAAGATCAACAAGGAAAGCGTTTTTGCCCGCAAAAACTATTTCTATGCTGATCTGCCGCAGGGCTATCAGATTTCGCAGTTCGACAAACCGATTGTCGGCGAAGGCACGATCATTCTTGATATGCCAGATGGTTCGACCAAGTCGGTTGGCATTGAACGCCTGCATCTTGAACAGGATGCCGGTAAGTCGATGCACGATCAGGACCCGAAATATTCGCATATCGACCTGAACCGTTCGGGTGTGGCGTTGATGGAAATCGTTTCCATGCCAGACATCCGTTCGCCGGAAGAAGCCGGTGCGTACCTGACCAAGCTGCGCGCGATTGTCCGTTATCTTGGCACGTGCGATGGCAACATGAACGAAGGCTCCATGCGTTGTGATGCCAACGTTTCTGTCCGTCGTCCGGGCGAGGGTTTTGGCACGCGTTGCGAGATCAAGAACGTCAACTCCATCCGTTTCGTGATGCAGGCGATCGAGATCGAAGCAAAACGCCAGATCGAAGTGATCGAAGGCGGCGGGAAAATCCAGCAGGAAACCCGTCTCTATGATCAGCGTCTGGGTGAAACCCGCTCCATGCGTTCCAAGGAAATGGCACATGATTATCGCTATTTCCCGGATCCGGATCTGCTTCCGCTGGTTTTCGATGATGCGTTCATTTCGGAAATCGAAAAAGAACTGCCGGAACTGCCGGATGAGAAAAAGGCCCGTTTCATGCGTGAAAACGGCCTGTCGGCATATGATGCCGGTGTTCTTGTCGCCGAAAAGGAAAAGGCGGATTACTACGAAGTCGTTGCCAAGGGTCGTGATGGCAAGCTTGCTGCGAACTGGGTGATCACCAACCTGTTCGGTGCGCTGAACAAGGCAGAAGTCGGGATTGCCGACAGCCCGGTTACGGCTGAAAACCTTGGCAAGCTGATCGATCTGATTTCTGATGACACTATTTCTGGCCGTATCGCCAAGGATGTCTTTGAAATCATGATCGAAACCGGCGGCGATCCGGAAAAGATCGTCGAGGAAAAAGGTCTCAAGCAGATCACCGATAGCGGTGCGATTGAAACGGCAATTGACGAAGTCATTGCCGCAAATCCGGACAAGGTTGAAGAGATCCGCGCAGGCAAGGACAAAATGCTTGGCTGGTTTGTTGGTCAGGTCATGAAATCCACGGGTGGCAAGGCCAACCCGGGCATGGTCAACAAGCTGCTGCGCGATAAAATCCTCGGCTGA
- a CDS encoding cation transporter: protein MVKLKVEKMSCGHCASAVTKAATKVSGVEGAEVDLANGEVAVSGNPDVNALIAAITDAGYPASEAR, encoded by the coding sequence ATGGTGAAACTGAAGGTCGAAAAAATGAGCTGCGGTCACTGCGCAAGTGCCGTGACCAAAGCAGCAACAAAGGTCAGCGGCGTTGAAGGTGCCGAGGTTGATCTGGCCAATGGCGAAGTCGCCGTTTCCGGAAACCCGGACGTCAATGCCCTGATTGCGGCGATCACCGATGCTGGCTATCCGGCATCAGAAGCCCGCTAG
- a CDS encoding GlxA family transcriptional regulator, with amino-acid sequence MMSNSPHTPKLVVCHAFDGVMSLDVVGPLQVFGSANDELSALGRPQGYEGIVVAGASGPVRTSCGVRIYADMAWRDLDLDTVDTLLVPGGVGVLTECKEPQILDWVRKAEGIVPRLGSICSGALVLAEAGVLDGKMATTHWSRCEQMARDYPAIQMMGDRLHSYDPAGLDGDPHVFTSAGVTAGIDLALAIVEADFGRALALSVARRLVMFLKRPGGQAQFSAYLIPETGATARLANLLEWLPGNIAKDLSLETLAERAGMTPRTFSRVFARDLGMSPARYVERVRVEAARALLQDEALAIGQVAELCGFRHPETLRRAFQRHLSVSPQEYAERFARKSLVTAN; translated from the coding sequence ATGATGTCCAACTCGCCCCACACCCCGAAATTAGTCGTCTGCCATGCCTTTGATGGTGTCATGAGCCTTGATGTCGTCGGACCGCTTCAGGTGTTCGGCTCGGCAAATGACGAGCTTTCCGCGCTGGGACGGCCACAAGGATACGAAGGGATCGTTGTCGCCGGGGCGAGTGGGCCGGTACGGACATCCTGTGGTGTGCGAATATATGCCGATATGGCGTGGCGTGACCTTGATCTGGACACGGTCGATACTCTGCTGGTGCCAGGTGGTGTCGGTGTTCTGACAGAATGCAAAGAACCGCAAATCCTTGATTGGGTCAGAAAGGCCGAAGGCATCGTACCACGGCTAGGCTCGATCTGTTCAGGTGCGCTTGTCCTGGCCGAGGCCGGGGTGCTTGATGGCAAAATGGCCACAACCCACTGGTCGCGCTGCGAACAAATGGCACGGGATTACCCGGCAATCCAAATGATGGGGGACCGGCTGCATAGCTATGATCCCGCAGGACTGGATGGCGATCCGCATGTTTTCACATCAGCTGGCGTCACCGCCGGGATTGATCTGGCGCTGGCGATTGTGGAGGCCGATTTTGGTCGTGCCTTGGCCTTGTCCGTTGCGCGCCGGCTTGTGATGTTCCTCAAACGGCCCGGCGGGCAGGCACAGTTCAGTGCCTATCTGATCCCTGAAACCGGCGCCACAGCAAGGCTTGCAAATCTGCTTGAATGGTTACCCGGCAATATCGCCAAGGATTTGTCACTTGAAACACTGGCCGAACGTGCGGGGATGACACCGCGCACTTTTTCACGGGTGTTTGCGCGTGATCTGGGGATGAGCCCGGCGCGCTATGTCGAACGTGTCCGGGTAGAAGCCGCCCGTGCGCTGTTACAGGACGAGGCCCTTGCGATTGGGCAGGTTGCCGAGTTGTGCGGGTTCCGGCATCCGGAAACGCTGCGCCGGGCGTTTCAGCGACATCTTTCTGTCAGCCCCCAGGAATATGCGGAGCGTTTTGCCCGCAAATCATTAGTCACCGCAAACTAA
- a CDS encoding paraquat-inducible protein A: MSHRLIACEHCDYLHVEEEIPTGSVAYCVRCGSPLYRAAQVRFDKPLALAVTAFLLFLIANSYPVLTFAMEGRVETNTLSSGVLTFWREGFPFLAIMVAVTSVLAPLVLILAHIYVLLPISLNRQVPGMQQVWRILAIIRPWSMLDVFLIGLLVALTKLTDFADVIAGPAFFAICCLIPTVLLMNITLDPRYVWRRLAPANLRYPTSEDIGNQQGSDQQDRTLLTCHTCSMVVLGGGHENVRCPRCGAMVHHRKPRSLSRSWALLLAAVILYVPANVFPIMTVTYLGRAEADTILSGVSALVRAGEWPIAIVVFTASILVPIIKILLLGWVYIATALGLSGPLKERTLIYRITELIGRWSMVDVFMVSILAALVKLGNIATVQPGFGAVAFCGVVILTMLSAMAFDPRLIWDRAGMQTVKRPRLASVKTDHDRVENQGIPS; encoded by the coding sequence ATGTCTCATCGACTGATCGCCTGTGAACATTGCGACTATCTCCATGTCGAGGAAGAAATCCCGACGGGCAGTGTCGCATATTGCGTTCGATGTGGATCACCGTTGTACCGCGCAGCACAGGTGCGCTTTGACAAACCGTTGGCTCTGGCTGTCACGGCCTTTCTGTTGTTCTTGATTGCCAACAGCTATCCGGTCTTGACCTTTGCCATGGAAGGCCGGGTTGAGACCAACACACTGAGCAGTGGTGTGCTGACGTTCTGGCGCGAAGGGTTTCCGTTTTTGGCCATTATGGTCGCCGTCACATCTGTGCTGGCACCGCTGGTCCTGATTTTGGCGCACATCTATGTATTGCTGCCGATCAGCTTGAACAGGCAAGTGCCCGGCATGCAGCAGGTCTGGCGCATTCTGGCGATCATCCGGCCATGGTCGATGCTCGATGTCTTCCTGATCGGGTTGCTGGTGGCTTTGACCAAGCTGACGGATTTTGCTGATGTCATTGCCGGTCCTGCGTTTTTTGCGATTTGCTGTCTGATCCCGACGGTTCTTCTGATGAATATCACGCTTGATCCACGCTACGTTTGGCGGCGATTGGCACCGGCAAACCTGCGTTATCCGACATCTGAAGATATTGGCAACCAACAAGGTTCAGATCAGCAAGACAGAACACTTCTGACCTGTCACACATGCTCCATGGTTGTTCTGGGCGGCGGGCATGAAAATGTGCGTTGTCCGCGCTGTGGTGCGATGGTGCATCACCGAAAGCCACGCAGCCTGTCGCGTTCATGGGCGTTGTTGCTGGCTGCGGTCATTTTGTACGTGCCGGCAAATGTCTTTCCGATCATGACCGTGACGTATCTTGGCCGGGCAGAGGCAGACACAATACTCTCGGGCGTCAGCGCGCTTGTCCGGGCCGGGGAGTGGCCAATTGCCATCGTTGTCTTTACCGCAAGCATTCTGGTGCCAATCATCAAAATCCTGCTGTTGGGGTGGGTTTATATTGCAACCGCCTTGGGGTTGTCTGGTCCACTCAAGGAGCGCACATTGATTTATCGTATTACGGAGCTGATCGGGCGATGGTCGATGGTTGATGTGTTTATGGTATCGATCCTTGCCGCACTGGTGAAACTTGGAAATATCGCAACAGTTCAACCCGGTTTCGGGGCTGTGGCATTCTGTGGGGTGGTCATTTTGACAATGCTGTCGGCCATGGCCTTTGATCCGCGTTTGATTTGGGATCGCGCCGGTATGCAAACAGTCAAGCGACCAAGATTGGCAAGTGTGAAGACAGATCATGACCGCGTTGAAAATCAGGGGATTCCGTCATGA
- a CDS encoding thymidine kinase yields the protein MANLFFYYSSMNAGKSTTLLQASFNYRERGMETLLMTVAFDNRFGEGKIASRIGLEAPALLFDANTDMTSLILEQVEKGKVDCVLIDEAQFLSKEQVWQLSDIADIHGIPVLCYGIRTDFQGQLFEGSKWLLAWADKLNELKTICHCGRKAGMVLRVDGDGKPVREGAQVEIGGNDRYVPVCRRHFKEAMDE from the coding sequence ATGGCCAATCTGTTTTTCTATTACTCGTCCATGAATGCTGGGAAATCGACCACCTTGCTTCAGGCGAGTTTCAATTACCGTGAACGCGGCATGGAAACGTTGCTGATGACAGTGGCGTTTGATAACCGCTTTGGCGAAGGCAAGATTGCGTCGCGCATTGGTCTTGAAGCACCGGCACTGCTGTTTGATGCCAACACTGATATGACTTCCCTGATCCTGGAGCAGGTCGAAAAGGGAAAAGTCGATTGTGTCCTGATTGACGAGGCACAGTTCCTTTCTAAAGAACAGGTCTGGCAACTTTCCGATATCGCCGACATCCATGGCATTCCTGTGTTGTGCTATGGCATCCGCACCGATTTCCAGGGGCAGCTGTTTGAAGGTTCCAAGTGGCTGCTCGCTTGGGCGGACAAGCTTAACGAGCTTAAAACCATCTGCCATTGCGGCCGCAAGGCCGGCATGGTTTTGCGGGTTGACGGGGATGGCAAGCCTGTCCGCGAAGGGGCGCAAGTCGAAATCGGCGGCAATGACCGTTATGTCCCGGTCTGTCGTCGGCATTTCAAGGAAGCAATGGACGAGTAG
- a CDS encoding LysE/ArgO family amino acid transporter — translation MLLTYVTGFGLGGGLIIAIGAQNAFVLGQGLRRNHPLMVAFVCALCDAVLIAAGVAGLGTLIAAYPLLTKLAAWGGGLFLIWYGFGALRRLFETETLSEKVISKTGWKAVLATTLAVTLLNPHVYLDTVVMLGGIGGQYPTGERLGFALGAMSASFVWFFTIALGAAWLAPYVARPITWKIIDGVTCGVMWLVAYSLLAPEIRALIGN, via the coding sequence ATGCTTTTAACCTATGTCACCGGATTTGGCCTTGGCGGCGGGCTGATCATTGCGATTGGCGCGCAGAATGCCTTTGTTCTCGGTCAGGGATTGCGGCGCAATCATCCGCTGATGGTGGCCTTCGTATGCGCTTTGTGTGATGCCGTTTTGATTGCGGCGGGTGTCGCAGGGCTCGGAACCCTGATTGCCGCCTACCCGCTCCTCACAAAGCTTGCGGCCTGGGGCGGCGGTTTATTCCTGATCTGGTATGGATTTGGTGCTCTGCGGCGGTTGTTTGAAACCGAAACATTGTCGGAAAAGGTGATTTCAAAAACCGGTTGGAAAGCGGTTCTTGCAACCACCCTTGCGGTCACGCTTTTGAACCCGCATGTCTATCTTGATACGGTTGTCATGCTTGGTGGTATTGGCGGGCAGTATCCGACGGGCGAAAGACTTGGCTTTGCCTTGGGTGCCATGAGTGCCAGTTTTGTCTGGTTCTTTACCATTGCACTGGGGGCTGCATGGCTTGCACCCTATGTCGCGCGCCCAATCACCTGGAAGATCATTGATGGCGTAACCTGTGGCGTGATGTGGCTGGTGGCCTATAGCCTGCTGGCACCGGAAATACGGGCGCTCATCGGGAACTAG
- a CDS encoding LysR family transcriptional regulator ArgP, with the protein MLDYKLVEACAEVIRFGSFEKAARALGLTQSAISQRVKLMEERLGQPVLVRAKPIVPTVAGQRLLAHYQSVRLLEQDLGSELPEVRAEGEFGQVTLAVNADSLATWFVDVPKMLFENLGVLVHLVVDDESLNHQSLQEGNVLGAVSLRDTPIQGCRVRPLGSMRYFMVVSPEFQERYFKDGVNADALRACPAVNFSEHDELQNQFLSQYFGLNPGEFPAHTVPSSQGFVTLAEQGVAYAVVEQHQAEEGLRTGKLVRPCPFEIDRPLYWHHKTINSRLLDQVNDIVLSEAHRHLPEIPQ; encoded by the coding sequence ATGCTCGATTACAAATTGGTTGAGGCCTGTGCGGAGGTTATCCGTTTCGGAAGCTTTGAGAAGGCGGCGCGGGCGCTGGGACTAACTCAGTCTGCAATATCCCAACGGGTCAAGCTGATGGAGGAGCGACTTGGTCAGCCAGTGTTGGTGCGCGCCAAGCCGATTGTTCCGACCGTGGCAGGCCAAAGGCTGCTTGCGCATTATCAGAGTGTGCGACTGCTTGAACAGGATCTGGGGTCGGAACTGCCGGAGGTGCGCGCCGAGGGTGAATTTGGTCAGGTAACGCTTGCCGTTAATGCCGACAGTCTGGCGACCTGGTTTGTTGATGTGCCCAAGATGCTGTTTGAGAATCTTGGGGTTCTGGTGCATTTGGTCGTCGATGATGAATCGCTTAATCATCAATCCTTGCAGGAAGGAAACGTGCTGGGTGCGGTCAGTTTGCGCGATACACCCATTCAGGGATGTCGGGTACGGCCGCTGGGCTCCATGCGTTACTTTATGGTGGTTTCACCAGAGTTTCAGGAACGCTATTTCAAGGATGGCGTAAATGCGGATGCCTTGCGCGCCTGTCCGGCGGTGAATTTTTCCGAACATGATGAACTGCAAAACCAGTTCCTTTCTCAATATTTCGGACTTAACCCCGGGGAATTCCCCGCTCATACTGTTCCAAGTTCACAGGGGTTCGTTACCCTTGCCGAACAGGGCGTGGCCTATGCCGTCGTTGAACAGCATCAGGCGGAAGAGGGGCTTCGCACCGGAAAGCTGGTTCGGCCGTGTCCGTTTGAAATTGATCGCCCACTATATTGGCATCACAAAACCATCAACAGTCGGCTTCTTGATCAAGTCAACGATATCGTCCTGTCGGAGGCGCACCGTCATCTGCCAGAAATTCCGCAGTAA
- a CDS encoding MlaD family protein, producing the protein MSDAKSSEPDQQPEKPDIRTGWGRFSIIWLVPLVALIVGGWLLWRDIVSKGPEITVTFEAAEGLSAGKTAVRYRDVDVGQVTAINLADDMEHVVLTIRMNADFSDYLTDKTRFWVVRPRVSARGITGLETIVSGAYIEVIPDKSGEKARQFVGEEEPQFIPDEENGTRFVLTAEELGSLGEGTPVLLRGIEVGEVLDTELDANADGVSIPIFIRKPFDALVKRQTRFWDSSGIALDLNAEGFSVRAQSVRSVLAGGINFYTPPAHENDEMATADTVFRLHESLEKAELLAEGYSQRYMLYFDSSVRGLSRGAPVEFNGIRVGTVESVDLEYVVTQHTFRVPVEVTLEPERVSIVGGRLGDVDPQETIETLIDNGLRARLKTGSFITGQLFVDLSMHPVSPARYLGNQEGNLPELPTLPQKLDEIANSLTSLLEKVETFPIEEIGIRLLGTVEGMENIVTSPALNNGMISLQQAAAGINTLVTNLDASVLPATQTALDAAREALGGVRDVTAPTSPVRYNLEQALKELGATARSLRELTDFLEQNPSALILGKSGPEENE; encoded by the coding sequence ATGAGTGACGCGAAAAGTTCAGAACCGGATCAACAGCCGGAAAAGCCCGACATCCGAACAGGCTGGGGCCGTTTTTCAATTATCTGGCTGGTGCCGCTGGTGGCCTTGATCGTCGGTGGTTGGCTGCTGTGGCGTGATATCGTCTCAAAGGGTCCCGAAATCACCGTTACGTTTGAAGCGGCCGAAGGTCTGTCTGCCGGTAAGACAGCCGTGCGTTATCGCGATGTCGATGTCGGTCAGGTAACAGCCATCAATCTTGCCGACGATATGGAACATGTTGTTCTGACGATCCGCATGAACGCGGATTTCAGCGATTACCTGACAGACAAAACGCGGTTCTGGGTTGTGCGCCCACGCGTGAGTGCGCGCGGTATTACCGGCTTGGAAACCATTGTTTCCGGCGCCTACATTGAAGTGATACCGGACAAGTCGGGGGAAAAGGCACGCCAATTTGTTGGCGAGGAAGAGCCGCAATTTATACCTGATGAAGAAAACGGCACGCGTTTTGTCCTGACCGCAGAAGAACTCGGTTCCCTGGGTGAGGGGACACCGGTCCTCTTGCGCGGGATCGAGGTCGGAGAGGTGCTTGATACCGAACTGGATGCCAATGCGGATGGTGTTTCAATCCCCATATTTATCCGCAAACCTTTTGATGCGCTTGTTAAACGCCAAACCAGATTTTGGGATTCAAGCGGGATTGCCCTTGATCTGAATGCCGAAGGCTTTTCTGTGCGCGCGCAGTCTGTTCGTTCTGTTTTGGCGGGCGGGATCAACTTTTATACGCCGCCCGCGCATGAGAACGACGAAATGGCGACCGCAGATACGGTATTCCGACTGCATGAAAGCCTTGAGAAGGCCGAGTTGCTCGCCGAGGGATACAGCCAGCGCTACATGCTTTATTTCGATTCCTCGGTTCGCGGGCTTTCGCGCGGTGCGCCTGTGGAATTTAACGGTATCCGTGTCGGGACAGTCGAAAGTGTCGACCTGGAATATGTCGTCACACAGCATACCTTCCGTGTGCCGGTTGAAGTCACACTTGAACCTGAACGCGTAAGCATCGTCGGTGGGCGCCTGGGGGATGTTGACCCGCAGGAAACCATTGAAACCCTGATTGATAATGGCCTGCGTGCCCGCCTCAAGACAGGAAGTTTCATTACCGGTCAGTTGTTTGTCGACCTTTCTATGCATCCGGTTTCCCCGGCGCGCTATCTTGGCAATCAAGAGGGCAATTTGCCGGAACTTCCGACATTGCCGCAAAAGCTGGACGAAATTGCCAATTCGCTGACCAGTCTTCTTGAAAAGGTTGAAACCTTCCCGATTGAAGAAATCGGAATTCGCCTGCTTGGGACCGTGGAGGGCATGGAGAATATCGTCACGTCGCCAGCATTGAATAACGGGATGATCAGCCTGCAACAGGCCGCAGCGGGCATAAACACGCTTGTTACCAATCTGGATGCGAGTGTGTTACCCGCAACCCAGACCGCGCTGGATGCAGCACGCGAGGCACTTGGCGGTGTTCGCGATGTCACCGCGCCAACGTCACCTGTGCGTTACAACCTTGAACAGGCCCTGAAAGAACTCGGTGCAACGGCGCGTTCCCTGCGAGAACTTACCGATTTCCTCGAACAGAACCCGAGTGCCCTCATCCTTGGCAAGAGCGGCCCGGAGGAGAATGAATGA
- a CDS encoding NADPH-dependent FMN reductase: MTFHITALCGSLRQASINRTLLQAAQKVAGPHGATIHLFDGLGHLPIFNPDNEDTDDHNVAAFRDALRRADAVLIASPEYAHGVTGAIKNALDWVVASGEFMQKPVACLNASGRATIAQAALIETIRTMDARVIIDACITIPLNGKNFDIDDILRDPTSRALIETALRHLTADIPSEMQNQAI, encoded by the coding sequence ATGACTTTTCATATCACAGCCCTGTGCGGAAGCCTTCGCCAAGCATCGATCAACAGAACGCTCCTTCAAGCGGCACAAAAGGTTGCGGGCCCCCATGGTGCAACCATTCATCTGTTTGATGGCTTGGGCCACCTTCCGATCTTTAATCCGGACAATGAAGATACCGATGATCACAATGTCGCGGCGTTTCGAGATGCACTTCGCCGCGCGGATGCAGTCCTGATCGCCAGTCCCGAATATGCCCATGGTGTCACCGGCGCGATCAAGAATGCCCTTGATTGGGTGGTGGCCAGTGGCGAATTCATGCAAAAGCCGGTCGCCTGCCTGAATGCGTCAGGCCGCGCAACAATCGCGCAGGCGGCATTGATTGAAACCATTCGCACCATGGATGCACGTGTCATCATTGACGCGTGCATAACGATCCCGCTGAACGGCAAGAACTTCGACATTGATGATATTTTGCGCGATCCAACCAGCCGGGCATTAATTGAGACCGCGCTTCGACACTTAACGGCTGATATTCCAAGCGAAATGCAAAACCAGGCCATTTAG